The region CAGACTAGTAAATATGGATCCTGTAGTGCTGTGGAAAGTATTTGCCCATGCattggttttgctttttttgcctCTGCTAAATTTCAGTTAAATTTTCAAATGACTAtcaattaagaaaagaaaaagaaaaaacaccctCCAGACCAACATAcgtgaaaaacaaactgttttttccACTCTTGGCCCTTGAAGCATTTGTGAAAGCTGGCATTGAGCCTTTTACTTTGCAATAGTGAAACTCTTCTTGgcaaaatgcatttaattcaaTCACATTGAAGATCCCCACACCTCTTCTGAATCAATTACAAGTCTAGACTTTGAGTAGACCGCGCCAAAACTTTCTCTACTGCAAAACCCAATTTCACTTTAGCTTTTGGTGACGATCCGATGCCCAGATATTCTCCTTCAGAATTTGCTCGGGAGCAAAATTCATGGTTCCATCATCTGGGTTCGTTCAGGTCTTGAAACTaggtgtttattatttttaaaatatgaaatctaAGAAATAGGGGAAAGCAACAAATTAGCattgattttgttcatttatatccaaaaacatgaaagttaagtcttttcttttctttttttcccccctagaTGCTGAATTTTCACAACTGATGTCCACTGAAGAGACCCATTCAGACCCCTGCCAATCTACAGAGTGTTCAGAAGCTAGCCAGACCCTTGCTGACAAAGAGATGGAGGAGGAAAGCATAATGGAACGGGAGGGAGGTGACGCTGAAGCGGTTTTAGAAGAAGAGGGAAACTTGCTCCCAGAAGCCAAACTgcaaaatgcaacagaaaactcagaaataccAGGCATGAGTGACAAATCAGTTGGTAAAAACAGCGTTCCAGCTGAAAAAAGCACCCGGTCATTCAAATGCAATGCCTGCTTGGAAAGTTTCTCCAACAGGACTTCCTTGAGTGTTCATTATACCTCTGCATCCCATGTTCAGAGGATGACCTCAGGGGCTGCAAAGCAAGGTGCAGAAGGCTCTGCCCAGCCTCCCTCAGTTGCGGGTCTATCTCGTCCGTACATATCGAACAAGCCCTACCAGTGTGCTGTGTGTCGAGTCTCCTACAATCACGCCATCACCCTTGAGAGCCATATGAAATCTGTTTTGCATCAGACCCGCAGCAGAAGTGCTGGCATGGTTTCAAACGGTGCAGTACCTGCTGCCAGTTCGAGAAGTAGCAACACCAGCGCTCTGAACCCAGTAGTGACGACCTCTGAAAGCAGAGGCAGCTCCTTGGGTACCACCAGCAACTGTGCTGCTCCTGCGACAGTGATGGTGAGTGGCGTGAAGGATGGAGAACAGATTGCAGGTTCACAAGTGGCTCCCTCCCTCCTCACTTCCCCGGTGGCCTCAGCTCAGGCAGTCTCTGCCTTTCTCACCCTCCTCACGTCAACTCCCAGCACCCTGTCGCATTCCATCCTCCCGTCGCTGTTCGCAGCGGGCGCTGCTCCCGGTACCGCTGCGCCTCAGCTCGTGCCTCAGCCTCACATGGTCATGCCCCTGATCTTAAATGGGCTCCAAGCCCAAACTCAGCAGCATCAAGACAACCAGCAAGGACAGCTCCTTACGCAGTGCGTGCCATTCGTAGGCCTCAACCCAGCCCAGCAAGCCCTACTAACCCAAAGACTTAACAGCTTACAGAACCAGTGGCCCTCATCGGTTGTTTCAGCTCACATGCAGCCCCCTCAGGAAGAGCAAGGGCAAGAGAGGCAGAGCAGCGACGAAAAGTCCTCGAATCAGATCAAGAATGGGGACAACGGGACTTCGGAGAACAGCAAGGGAGAAAGACCTGAAGGAGAAACTGTTGATGAATCTGCACAGTGTGCAGACGGAGAAGACAAAGGGAAGGTTGACGGCAATGAGGACAAGGTGAAAGAACATCAAGATAGCACAACAGATGGAGATGGCTCTACAGATCAGTTGAATTCGAAAGGTGATAAAGAAAATTGCCTGAATCACTCCCGGGCAGGCACAGGCAAGAGCCTCCGCAATAACAACCTCTCGCCTTCAGTTTCTGTGGCCAGCCTCAGTCCAGTGAACTTAGACCTTACACTCAGCCCCGATTCCACCCCTCAGAAATCTCAATCTGGCACCACCCCTTGTGATTCACCAAAATCCAGCCCGAATACCAATGCCTTAACCACCAGCCAAACTAATCTTCGTTGTAACGCCGTAGAGGCCAATCATTTAGACCTTCCTGTACTGTCAGAGTTCCAGTCCGAGGTTCTGTGGGCATTCTTTGAGTCCCGTAGTGAGGCGGATGCTGCAAGTCCTCCTCATGAGGACTGTGAAGCACTAGGTAGAGAGGTGGGGCTTTCAGAAGAGGAAGTGAGGAGGTGGTTGAGCCACGCCCGGCAGACAAAGCAGAGACGGAGAGCAGAGCTAAAACACATGGATGGATTTGCAAAACACAGTCAAGGATCTGATAACGACTATGACGACGAGGAAAACTCTCTCATTATTGCAGAAGGTGACGACGATCCTGAAGCTTCAAGTAGTCAGGTCATGGATTTGTCTGGCACAAGAGAGAAATGCAAGAGGAGGGACGCAGGAAGGGAGAGACGTGGAGACTCCGCTCTAACGTCCGACTCAGAAACCGAAATGTACACTTCTGTCATCGTTTCTGATGAGGAAAGCCAAAACGAATTGCTCAGAGAAGGTCCTGAAAGTCCTGCTAAGGACGAAGCACAGCGGGAGATGCACAGCGACAAGGGCACAGCTGGAGGAAAGGTGCTGCGCTCCACAACTGTGTTCCTCTCTGATGCAGAGGACGAGTACGAAGATGACGAGGGTGGAGGAGCTCAGAGGGCTAAGAAGAAAAAGCGTAAAGGCGATTTTGAGCGAGATGAGGTGGAGTCAAAGAAGGAAAGACAAGACCCGGATGTGGATCTGGAGTTGGAGGCTCAAGGGGATCCTCCGAATGCACAATCCACAGCGATGGACCATACTGAGATTTCCCCCGGTGCTCTACACTCTGTCCCTTTGTCAATTTCCCCATTTTCTACACAGTTCCTCAGCCCTTATGTTCTCTCCCTTGCTCCCTCAATGGCAAGCAATGGAAGCAAATTATCGGTATTTCCAAACTCCCCAACAATCTCTCGCTTTCCTGGCTCTTTACTCTCGCAGACTCTCTCCTCCCACAACCAAACCTCTCTCTACCTGTCCAACGGAGATGATTCCGAATCTGCGCTGGATCTCAGCATAGGGAAAAACAACTCCAAGTATGCTTCGTCCTCCTCATCTGTCGACAAAATATCTGTACAGAAGGGACAGCTGTTGGACGGACTTGGCCTCCGCCCCACATCCAAAGGCATGGTGGTTGTCCAGGTTAAACCAGAACCCGGGACTGCTGTGCCTTCATCCAATAGCCCAATAAATCTGGTCAACTGCAGCCACATGACAAAGTCGAACATTTATATGAGGGCAGATAACAGGACAAATGCCACTTTTGTGAAAGTGGAGAGAGACCGGGAGAAAGAGACTGAGCTGCAAGAGAGGAAGTCCAAAGGAAAAAGGTACCGGGACATGCGCCGCTCAAGGACCATCATTCAAGCTGAACAGCTTGACATTCTGTATGGCTGCTATTTCAAAGACCCTAATCCCGGGAAGCACGAGTTTGAACAGATCGCCGAGTGGGTTCATCTTCCAAAAAAGGTCGTTCAGATCTGGTTCCAGAACATGAGGGCAAGGGAAAGGAAAGGCGAGGTCCGGTTCATCAGCGACGGCACTTTGGCTGCTGTTGGAAAACCTCTCATCAAATTCACATGGCCTCTTTCTAAACCCATATTCTCTAACAAGACTGCTACACATAACACCGGGGGCATCCCAGCTACTCCAATTGTTCGGACACTTATAAAGACGGACAAAGAGCCGGAAAAAGAGCCGGCAAAAGCGGCCTTAGTGAAGAAAGTGATCCCAGTTCCCATCAAGCCCAAGGAGGTAGCTAACCCCACCGCAGGGTCTCCTGTGAGCAGCAGCGTTACTGCAGTGCCAAAGACCAAGCTTGAAGCCAGCAGCAATGTCAGTATGTTGAAAGTTGCATCCAAAGTCCCTACACCTGTCCTCTTTCCCCCACCCAAGGAACCAGTTCCAATTGCCCCACGGCCCATCCAGAAACAAGAAGAGGagagtgaagaagaaaaaaccgACGAGGAAAAAGAGGATGACAGTGAAATGTTGATCAGACCGGGCATGGCTAACCGCATGGTACCGAAGCTGGCCACAACTCCCATTAACAACAGGCCTCCAGTCTCCACTCTAGTGCCACCAAAACAAAACGGTCTCAACTACTGGACCCCCAAAGGCCCCATAAAGATCAACACTCTGTCAAGAGAACAACTGGCGCTTCCAACACACACGCCGCCTCGTACCATCCCCCCTCCTCCCACTCCTAGCATCGCACCGGTCAGCCCAAACACACCCGGTTCCGCCAAAGCGGGGAGCCCGTCCACACCGATCATCGTGAAATCCAGTCCGACGGAAAGCAGCTTTCTGTCCCACTCCGCCAGCCGCAGGCCACGCACCCACCTGTCCTGCCTTCAGCTGTCCATCTTGCAGTCATGCTATGAAACCTGTGCCCACCCCAATGCTATGGAGTGCGAAGCGATCGGCACAGAGCTCAACTTGCCTCTCAAGGTGGTGCAGATCTGGTTCCAGAATACCAGAGCCAAGGAGAAGCGCTGGaggctgcagcaggaaaaaatGGTACGTTCCCAGCTTGACATATTTGTCTGGTTGCTACTTTCCTGTATTACTCTGTTTTTAAGACcaacaaaaaagataaatactttTGGGTTAGCAGTTAttgctcctcctgcagcaaTAATCTTAACAAAAATGGGTGTTTTGATGTGAAACTGTAGTATTCTGGTCAGAACATTAATTTTTGGTCCTTTTTATAATATTTCTGAGGTATTCTTCCCCTCTtcagtaaatatgtaaaaacttaAAGTTTCTCTAATCCACATAGGATCTGAAAATAGTGCTGTGAGAAAGTATGACCTCTTTTACAATCTTTACTGTTTTAGATCATTGTACAATTTTTAAGATTTGGTGAAgataacatgaataaaaataaaatgcaattctcaaattatgattttatttattaaggtaaaataaaaagctatttaAGGCAATTCGAACATCTGTGTAAAATTCAGTGGTCTCTCAATAGATTCACTCGTGCCAATATTGCCACGTGAATTAATCTTAAATGTGGAGTTTGGCccactttttgtattttagctaCAATAGTATGGTGGACTGATCCAGCCAaatttgacaaaacattttttagaaagaaattaatGGCTTGATAAAGTAATATGCTAAATATTGCattgaaaaatattaacttcCCCAACTTAACTGATTTATACAGTGCAACATTATTTCTAGTTTTTTATGTTcccattctttttatttttaatgcaatttattttaattacgtcacattttatttcatccatttttccccctaattttttaatcatttttacttACTGcccctttttttatatatcatgcagtgatttattttctcctgtaATATTTTCTCCTGTAATATTTTCTACCCTCTTTTCTCCTTTGCTTATTTGCTGAGTCTTGTTTTCCTCAtattcattcttttttctttttgtaggaAAGTAATGTgacagtaaatttaaaaataataataattagaaacaatataataaaataatgaaataaatgaatctaaTAAAACAGGACTGGAAATAAAACGGGAAATTCAATACTGTTGATTTGAAATCAATACTATTGAAAATAGTTGTTGTGCAGTAAACTAATAAGTTAGCATTTTTTGGGGCGCAGCGGGGTTGCCATATTTGGTACATTAATCaagacattaatattttttgccaaTTTTGGCAGGATCCATCCTCCATACTTTGCAAATAGTTTGTAAAAGATCATGCCAAAGCATTTCAATAAGATCGAACTCCAAACTTTGACTAAaccactcaaaaaaaaaaaaattcattttttgtaGCAATTTAGAAGTAAACTTGCTGGTGTGCTGTATTCAAACTGCTTGTGCCCTTCAGGTCCCAAATTGATAGCTGAACAATCAATCATCTTCAGGATTTTCTAGTAGAGAGCAGAATGCATGATCTCATCAATTACAGCAGCTAGACCAGGTGTTGAATCAGCAAAGCGCCACCAGCCTATCAAACACCTTCCAAAAAAAATTCCTCTTTTGTCCAGAGAATGTATAATAACTCTTGGGGATTATCAAAATGCTTTTCAGCACATGGGGAGAAGGGCCTGTTTTATCAGCAGCTTCTGTGTTCCCTGGGGAGCCACGTCTCTAAATGTTGACTCATTAATAAGGACCATAAGTGAAATTTGTAGGCCTGGAGATGTTCTGTGTCTTGTGAACTTCTGGGTGAGTCATCCATGTTCTCCTGGTGTAATTTGATAGGTTGGCCACTCCTGGGAACGTTTACCACTGGGCCACGATATCTTCATTTGTAGATAATGGCTCCAACTGTAGCTGGCTAGAGACCTAGAGCGTTAGAAATGACCTTGAAATCCTATCCAGACTGTTGCTTTTCAGGGAGTATTTCAATCTGTTCATGAATTTCTGAAGATCCAGACATGGTGTGTTgctttttaagatattttagcCTACATCATGCTGTTGGACAGGGTGTGTTTAACTGATCTCTTGATTCTACAAGTCTGGTAATAAGGCCTTGGTGGGGATACTGAAATTGACCAAAAACATGACCAACTGAACCCAATCCAGGATTAAACAAAGGACTCAACTGTAATTCCACAAAAAATGCCAAGTTAATTTGGATCTCTCTTTTTCCTTAATAAACCTAGACATCACAGATCCCCAATCTCAAATCCCCAAGATTTGAGGTTGGGGATTTTCAAAAGCTTAATGTTGGCCGCTTTATTCATTCTACAATTTCCCATGTCTGTTTGGGTTCATTTTCATATTGGACCACCTAGATGATTCTAAGTGCCTTTTCACACCTGATAttcggttcgattggggactaaaaattgcaacatttgtttacaATTGCGGCTAATGCGGTTTCCTTAATAACTGCACTGTGACAAACGATttaaaccctttgaaaaacacCTGTCCCCCCCGCCACCCAGGTTTCTGTGGTTCTGCACcaagaaacactgaaggaaacgacacataAACCTCTGAAgtagacactgagcacaacttccagTGTCACAAAATCTTGAGAAGTAGATGTTTTGGTCCACTTTGAAGATACAGATTATCTTTGGCGAAAGACCACGAGCCACTTCTCCTACAAGCACTAGACACCAGTAGGATAacgcttggcattcacatatgtgTTCACTTCAACTCAACCGAGTCCTAGGTTTTTAGATGGACCAGAGTATCCCagtttggtccgcatcagagttcgattgtgcattcacacctccccaaatgaaccggactttctaggcaaacagaCTAGAGTTCGATTAAAGCAGACGAAACAACgctggtgtgaatgcaaccTATGTAGTTTGATTGCAGTAGCAATTTCTGATACTTTCTTAAAATGTTAATGAGTCTTTTtctatctctctctttctctcccttgACCAACTGCAGTACCCCCTGTCAGATGGGAAAGTGGACACCAGCTCGGGAAGCTACCTTCACTACAGCGCCCTGAAAGCCAATCGGCCCATCCTTCCCAAGCCCGTTCAGCTAACGATCACCGAACCCGCTGCCTCTCCAGTGCCGGGCCAGCCCGCTCCAAAGGAAACCCTGACGGGCCACTGTGACGCCTGCAACGTCTCCTTCGAGTCGCGGGCTGCCGCCAGGGCCCACGTCTTCTCCCCACATCACCTGGCCACTTTGAGAACCACTAACTTTGGCCAACCCACGGCCCTGGTCAGTAAGAACACCTCGCAGGGTCCTCTCTCCACCGCTGTGACCAGCCCAGGAGCTGGCTCCGAAGGGGAGATCGTCATCGAGTTGCCACCCTCGACGGCCACCAGCAACAGTTAAAAAGACTCAGATCAGGCATGGTCTGCACATTGACAATTGTTGGACCCGTTTGGGCTTCTCAgattttaataaacacatttgagCACTAATCCTCTAAAGGTAATCTTTCGCTACGCCTCCCTCCACCCCACTCCCCACTTTTTCTCCGCTCCTCTTTGCTCGACCGTGACTTGGCCCGACATGAACTGAGCAGACTCTCTTCCCATGCTGCTTGTCACTATATCAGCTGATTTCCTGATGAGTGTGCGAACCCACTAAAGGTCTCCTTGACCTTTTCACACCGTACCGCAACAATTTCTGATCCTGACCCTGTGGTTATGTACTGATTTACTTCCGATAATTTGTAAAGGCACTCAACTCACAATGCTTGAGCTGTTCTATCCTAAAGACTGATACAAGTGTTTCTACTTTTTGGCAGTGGCCACGGTGAGCccataaacactttttttgagGTGACATGATATACTCACATAAATAACtgcctgttttcttttgtttttttttctatttttccccccctgtggagttgtgttttttgttttcccctcatGCCAACTTTTCACCTCTTCTCTGGCAAAGATTGCTTAGATATCACACAACTGGACTGAGCTGTTGGGAGAGGAGAAAATAGCTGGTCAATAGCCAGCTTTTTGGTTGCTACAAGAATTATTCGTCTTCTCATTTGGGATTTAAAAGAGGTactatagagagagagagagtgagtaGGGCTGCAAACTTGTCCACAATAACATGCTCATAGTTTCATgacaatctaaaaaataaaaaataaagattgagCTAAAAGGTTTTTAAGAAAGTAGAATCTGTGGCATACCGCACTTTGACATTTTACAttgtttgagatgtttttaagCATTCTGATGCAGGTGTCTTTTTATGGAAAGATGCATTAATGCATGTTGGATGCCTTAATATAAATCACGtgaaatgaatttgtttttttttgtttgtttgtttcttttgctaaTCAGTTGTAATATGCTTTGGTTGTGAGCgtaatatacaaaaaaaaaaaagacttgtcaatgaagagctttttttttttttcttcaaaactttTTATACCCATTCAAGGGGATATGTCTCTTTGAATGTCACAGCCGATATTCTATGAGTTGAGAAATCCTGCCTGTAAATCTTTCAGTGTTTTCTTGGCCAAGaactgtaattgtttttttttttaatttttttttttttttttttacattaaattctgtttttgttggtcAATTTtacatccccccccccccccccccccccaaatgtttgtgtgtctcaTTTTTGGAATGTGACTCTTCAGACTTGCTTGggaaatctaaatgttttacacCTCCTGTTGGTGTGCTAGTAATATGGCAGCCTTAAAAGGAAACCCCAACAGGGGAGCTTTGTAAATTGATTTCAACTCTATTTGGCACTAAGACTCAGACTGATTTCCcaaatttttttcctcctgtttttgttgtctttttgaatactgtaaaagtttttttttttttttttaaatactcatTTTATTCTCTTGAGTGTTTGTTCAACGACAGGAAGCAATTACAactggcaaaacatttttatttaggtcAAAAGCCAATCCAGTCAGATTGAGAAAGCAGGCCTTCTTCCCCCCCTCATTGTTTTGGGTCTGTTTCAAAGCAGAAAGTGATCCTGGTCATGTATGTGCTGTGAAATGTTATACTCTTGAAACCCACGACGACGGAGACAGTCGGGTATTATTGGTATCATCTGGTTTATGGGTACTCAAACCTAGGAAATAAATtaggaaactgaaaatgtattcaCTGAGAGCTAATAAGATGGTGCTGTGTTGAAGGACACAAACTAAAGATGTTTTCCTTCGGTTTAAGTTGTATATTAATGTTACTATtaatagttttaacaaaaaaaaaatgcaaaactaaGACCTGAactttttgtaaagaaatatattaa is a window of Xiphophorus maculatus strain JP 163 A chromosome 21, X_maculatus-5.0-male, whole genome shotgun sequence DNA encoding:
- the LOC102216587 gene encoding zinc finger homeobox protein 4 isoform X2; translation: MQEEPGETVCSERNGVAKWLCPLCQQGQPDRFSLSLHLTEQHSVLPSCVDRLLDIAVLRQAASGAEECKGVQETTDAEFSQLMSTEETHSDPCQSTECSEASQTLADKEMEEESIMEREGGDAEAVLEEEGNLLPEAKLQNATENSEIPGMSDKSVGKNSVPAEKSTRSFKCNACLESFSNRTSLSVHYTSASHVQRMTSGAAKQGAEGSAQPPSVAGLSRPYISNKPYQCAVCRVSYNHAITLESHMKSVLHQTRSRSAGMVSNGAVPAASSRSSNTSALNPVVTTSESRGSSLGTTSNCAAPATVMVSGVKDGEQIAGSQVAPSLLTSPVASAQAVSAFLTLLTSTPSTLSHSILPSLFAAGAAPGTAAPQLVPQPHMVMPLILNGLQAQTQQHQDNQQGQLLTQCVPFVGLNPAQQALLTQRLNSLQNQWPSSVVSAHMQPPQEEQGQERQSSDEKSSNQIKNGDNGTSENSKGERPEGETVDESAQCADGEDKGKVDGNEDKVKEHQDSTTDGDGSTDQLNSKGDKENCLNHSRAGTGKSLRNNNLSPSVSVASLSPVNLDLTLSPDSTPQKSQSGTTPCDSPKSSPNTNALTTSQTNLRCNAVEANHLDLPVLSEFQSEVLWAFFESRSEADAASPPHEDCEALGREVGLSEEEVRRWLSHARQTKQRRRAELKHMDGFAKHSQGSDNDYDDEENSLIIAEGDDDPEASSSQVMDLSGTREKCKRRDAGRERRGDSALTSDSETEMYTSVIVSDEESQNELLREGPESPAKDEAQREMHSDKGTAGGKVLRSTTVFLSDAEDEYEDDEGGGAQRAKKKKRKGDFERDEVESKKERQDPDVDLELEAQGDPPNAQSTAMDHTEISPGALHSVPLSISPFSTQFLSPYVLSLAPSMASNGSKLSVFPNSPTISRFPGSLLSQTLSSHNQTSLYLSNGDDSESALDLSIGKNNSKYASSSSSVDKISVQKGQLLDGLGLRPTSKGMVVVQVKPEPGTAVPSSNSPINLVNCSHMTKSNIYMRADNRTNATFVKVERDREKETELQERKSKGKRYRDMRRSRTIIQAEQLDILYGCYFKDPNPGKHEFEQIAEWVHLPKKVVQIWFQNMRARERKGEVRFISDGTLAAVGKPLIKFTWPLSKPIFSNKTATHNTGGIPATPIVRTLIKTDKEPEKEPAKAALVKKVIPVPIKPKEVANPTAGSPVSSSVTAVPKTKLEASSNVSMLKVASKVPTPVLFPPPKEPVPIAPRPIQKQEEESEEEKTDEEKEDDSEMLIRPGMANRMVPKLATTPINNRPPVSTLVPPKQNGLNYWTPKGPIKINTLSREQLALPTHTPPRTIPPPPTPSIAPVSPNTPGSAKAGSPSTPIIVKSSPTESSFLSHSASRRPRTHLSCLQLSILQSCYETCAHPNAMECEAIGTELNLPLKVVQIWFQNTRAKEKRWRLQQEKMYPLSDGKVDTSSGSYLHYSALKANRPILPKPVQLTITEPAASPVPGQPAPKETLTGHCDACNVSFESRAAARAHVFSPHHLATLRTTNFGQPTALVSKNTSQGPLSTAVTSPGAGSEGEIVIELPPSTATSNS
- the LOC102216587 gene encoding zinc finger homeobox protein 4 isoform X1, whose protein sequence is MQEEPGETVCSERNGVAKWLCPLCQQGQPDRFSLSLHLTEQHSVLPSCVDRLLDIVSLAVLRQAASGAEECKGVQETTDAEFSQLMSTEETHSDPCQSTECSEASQTLADKEMEEESIMEREGGDAEAVLEEEGNLLPEAKLQNATENSEIPGMSDKSVGKNSVPAEKSTRSFKCNACLESFSNRTSLSVHYTSASHVQRMTSGAAKQGAEGSAQPPSVAGLSRPYISNKPYQCAVCRVSYNHAITLESHMKSVLHQTRSRSAGMVSNGAVPAASSRSSNTSALNPVVTTSESRGSSLGTTSNCAAPATVMVSGVKDGEQIAGSQVAPSLLTSPVASAQAVSAFLTLLTSTPSTLSHSILPSLFAAGAAPGTAAPQLVPQPHMVMPLILNGLQAQTQQHQDNQQGQLLTQCVPFVGLNPAQQALLTQRLNSLQNQWPSSVVSAHMQPPQEEQGQERQSSDEKSSNQIKNGDNGTSENSKGERPEGETVDESAQCADGEDKGKVDGNEDKVKEHQDSTTDGDGSTDQLNSKGDKENCLNHSRAGTGKSLRNNNLSPSVSVASLSPVNLDLTLSPDSTPQKSQSGTTPCDSPKSSPNTNALTTSQTNLRCNAVEANHLDLPVLSEFQSEVLWAFFESRSEADAASPPHEDCEALGREVGLSEEEVRRWLSHARQTKQRRRAELKHMDGFAKHSQGSDNDYDDEENSLIIAEGDDDPEASSSQVMDLSGTREKCKRRDAGRERRGDSALTSDSETEMYTSVIVSDEESQNELLREGPESPAKDEAQREMHSDKGTAGGKVLRSTTVFLSDAEDEYEDDEGGGAQRAKKKKRKGDFERDEVESKKERQDPDVDLELEAQGDPPNAQSTAMDHTEISPGALHSVPLSISPFSTQFLSPYVLSLAPSMASNGSKLSVFPNSPTISRFPGSLLSQTLSSHNQTSLYLSNGDDSESALDLSIGKNNSKYASSSSSVDKISVQKGQLLDGLGLRPTSKGMVVVQVKPEPGTAVPSSNSPINLVNCSHMTKSNIYMRADNRTNATFVKVERDREKETELQERKSKGKRYRDMRRSRTIIQAEQLDILYGCYFKDPNPGKHEFEQIAEWVHLPKKVVQIWFQNMRARERKGEVRFISDGTLAAVGKPLIKFTWPLSKPIFSNKTATHNTGGIPATPIVRTLIKTDKEPEKEPAKAALVKKVIPVPIKPKEVANPTAGSPVSSSVTAVPKTKLEASSNVSMLKVASKVPTPVLFPPPKEPVPIAPRPIQKQEEESEEEKTDEEKEDDSEMLIRPGMANRMVPKLATTPINNRPPVSTLVPPKQNGLNYWTPKGPIKINTLSREQLALPTHTPPRTIPPPPTPSIAPVSPNTPGSAKAGSPSTPIIVKSSPTESSFLSHSASRRPRTHLSCLQLSILQSCYETCAHPNAMECEAIGTELNLPLKVVQIWFQNTRAKEKRWRLQQEKMYPLSDGKVDTSSGSYLHYSALKANRPILPKPVQLTITEPAASPVPGQPAPKETLTGHCDACNVSFESRAAARAHVFSPHHLATLRTTNFGQPTALVSKNTSQGPLSTAVTSPGAGSEGEIVIELPPSTATSNS